Proteins from one Nakamurella multipartita DSM 44233 genomic window:
- a CDS encoding YHYH protein has product MAARGARLVLAVLATLLLAAGTGCDSGRGSASSVQTSPAPDASVAGPPATTGSTAATNPPATSANVWSSTIDPTAVPLGDGKVSTTPHVGYLDTCTTAFPGGGASHSGDWIDTAAGTWNMAAKVAVQGAVHWPAADHTETDSDNTRTLHTNGLPVEFTTGIFPIRSEDPAYRYDPNPNHIGTQDITFGLPLDPTEAAMPSCTRLGPIGLLDSGVLLYSAVDDAGRDAVAHETQDSCDGHPDGQDRYHDHSIPACLLDRATGRSTLVGYALDGYGIYVERDQAGNLPPNADLDACHGRTSQVTWNGQQRTIYHYVATLEYPYTIGCYHGRPTAARFGTR; this is encoded by the coding sequence ATGGCAGCACGTGGAGCTCGGCTGGTGCTTGCGGTCCTGGCCACCCTTCTCCTCGCGGCCGGCACCGGCTGCGATTCCGGTCGCGGGTCCGCGAGTTCCGTCCAGACCTCGCCGGCACCCGACGCGTCCGTGGCCGGCCCTCCCGCCACGACCGGCTCGACAGCGGCGACGAACCCACCCGCCACCTCGGCGAACGTCTGGAGCAGCACCATCGACCCGACCGCCGTGCCGCTGGGCGACGGAAAGGTCTCCACCACCCCCCATGTCGGATACCTGGACACGTGCACCACCGCGTTTCCCGGCGGCGGCGCCTCGCACAGCGGCGACTGGATCGACACCGCCGCGGGCACCTGGAACATGGCCGCCAAGGTGGCCGTGCAGGGCGCGGTGCACTGGCCGGCCGCGGACCACACGGAGACCGACTCCGATAACACCCGGACGCTGCACACCAACGGCCTGCCGGTCGAATTCACCACCGGGATCTTCCCCATTCGGTCCGAGGATCCCGCCTACCGGTACGATCCCAACCCGAACCACATCGGGACCCAGGACATCACGTTCGGACTTCCGCTCGACCCGACGGAAGCGGCCATGCCGTCGTGCACCAGACTCGGGCCGATCGGTCTACTCGACAGCGGGGTGCTGTTGTACAGCGCCGTCGATGACGCCGGCCGCGACGCAGTCGCCCACGAAACCCAGGACAGCTGCGACGGGCACCCGGACGGCCAGGATCGCTATCACGACCACAGCATCCCCGCGTGCCTGCTCGACCGCGCCACCGGCCGGTCCACGCTGGTGGGCTACGCCCTGGACGGATACGGCATCTACGTCGAGCGAGACCAGGCCGGCAATCTGCCCCCGAACGCCGATCTGGATGCGTGCCACGGCCGGACCAGTCAGGTCACCTGGAACGGCCAGCAGCGCACGATCTATCACTACGTGGCAACCCTCGAGTACCCCTACACGATCGGTTGTTACCACGGCAGACCGACCGCCGCACGATTCGGGACTCGCTGA
- a CDS encoding phosphotransferase yields the protein MNTDRNDPTGADDGPGPAGADHLLTATGLDAVLAKTLPAGARVVRVDVRPLGEAQGHASRVDRLAVSYEPPGAGPASLIIKRSLGEPALAADYGRPFARAAAAHRMFAGHEPPIRVARCYHAEVTGDGDTGTLILEDLGDWAPADGLAGLSDAQLESALRAAARLHAWHWGDPETLAAGLRDGDYPTVTAFAEHWSQLRPYVLRGAGSPAAAAGDAFVAALPTALAWARRRPVTLTHGDYYADNLRLRGERVAVLDWGLAFAGLGAYDTARLAATSAARTPTAESLRWACGVWAAELRACGVPDYPDTVAYADFRLGVALAFPTVLAALVDENDPRRAATAAARSARVRSSLAALGIESPASILPPA from the coding sequence ATGAACACCGACCGCAACGATCCGACCGGAGCCGACGACGGACCCGGACCGGCCGGCGCCGACCACCTACTGACCGCCACCGGCCTCGATGCCGTGCTGGCCAAGACGCTGCCCGCCGGCGCCCGGGTGGTCCGCGTCGACGTCCGGCCGCTGGGCGAGGCGCAGGGCCACGCCTCCCGGGTCGACCGGCTCGCGGTGAGCTACGAACCTCCCGGCGCGGGCCCGGCCTCGCTGATCATCAAGCGGTCACTGGGCGAGCCGGCCCTCGCGGCCGACTACGGTCGGCCGTTCGCCCGCGCCGCTGCCGCGCACCGGATGTTCGCCGGCCACGAGCCGCCGATCCGGGTCGCCCGCTGTTACCACGCCGAGGTGACCGGCGACGGCGACACCGGCACCCTGATCCTGGAGGACCTGGGGGACTGGGCACCCGCCGACGGCCTCGCCGGACTGTCCGACGCTCAGCTGGAGAGCGCCCTCCGGGCGGCCGCCCGACTGCACGCCTGGCACTGGGGCGACCCGGAAACCCTGGCGGCCGGCCTGCGGGACGGCGACTACCCCACGGTCACCGCGTTCGCCGAGCACTGGTCGCAGCTGCGGCCCTACGTGCTGCGGGGCGCGGGATCGCCGGCAGCGGCCGCGGGGGACGCCTTCGTCGCCGCGCTGCCGACCGCGCTGGCCTGGGCCCGGCGCCGGCCGGTCACCCTCACCCACGGCGACTACTACGCCGACAACCTGCGACTGCGCGGTGAGCGGGTCGCGGTGCTCGACTGGGGGCTGGCCTTCGCCGGGCTCGGCGCCTACGACACGGCCCGCCTGGCCGCGACCAGCGCCGCCCGGACCCCGACCGCGGAGTCCCTGCGCTGGGCCTGCGGCGTCTGGGCCGCCGAGCTCCGCGCGTGCGGTGTGCCGGACTATCCGGACACCGTGGCGTACGCCGACTTCCGCCTCGGGGTGGCGCTGGCGTTCCCGACCGTGCTGGCCGCGCTCGTCGACGAGAACGATCCCCGGCGGGCGGCCACTGCCGCGGCCAGGTCCGCACGGGTCCGGTCGTCCCTGGCGGCACTGGGCATCGAATCCCCGGCCTCGATCCTGCCCCCCGCATGA
- a CDS encoding S8 family serine peptidase, translating into MLMVGAWCCLLTTVGAPVAAAEVDAPGCRTVPVDADAPLRSDQAREVFGVDGTGVTVGVLSTSFATDPTSPTTPDQDIAAGLLPGPGNPCGRTQPVTVLVDATGAGNDEGRAMLELVHGIAPGADLLFASAGDDQFQMAQRIFDLAAAGADIIVDDIGHPQEPTYQPGPIEVAIQDVRAQGVVYLAAVGNNNVIGTDDGPSAGRPIGSWETLEYRPTPCPDTLGLAPGYDCMDFDPGPDTDPTMEFGVGAGMSAQARLTGALNWGEPWYGVQQQFRLYVLQDDQVVGWSPEPDGVTASVEWSAQELVAGAAAELSIVIVRQTPGADLPPPRVKVDFRGDGRPYPTFLEYDQTTGTDIVGPNATGHNAGVGVISVAAADYRTPTIPEKFSNHGPRTLLFGPVDGTLPAAPLSPVQPVAAPSVMAVDGLRTDFYGVLEPDGDRFFYGTSAAAPTVAAVVALGRQLRTDADPDELTRALLDSATPVDSPWPGVPAEDVVGAGLVDATGFLEGLLRVPTAPLDVRAVAGPEPGTATVTFAPPALPGTSPILSYTVRCDGGGRAGTPLSVPDSPAKVTGLVQGAVTTCSVAAVNAQGPGASATSDPFEVTAAPPVVTPTTTTPAPTVPAGSAAAGPTGPEQAATGTATTAAAGGAGAAYRQPPSATLAATGTHAAPLTLAGGLLLTAGTIVLTASRWRNGVGRPGLPPGTGGAGRRRSDQRWW; encoded by the coding sequence GTGCTGATGGTCGGCGCGTGGTGCTGCCTGCTGACGACGGTCGGGGCGCCGGTGGCGGCCGCAGAGGTCGATGCGCCCGGCTGCCGCACGGTGCCGGTCGATGCGGACGCACCGCTGCGGTCCGATCAGGCGCGCGAGGTATTCGGGGTCGACGGGACGGGCGTCACGGTGGGCGTCCTCTCGACGTCGTTCGCCACGGACCCGACGTCGCCGACGACACCGGATCAGGACATTGCGGCCGGATTGCTTCCCGGCCCCGGGAATCCGTGTGGGCGCACCCAGCCCGTCACCGTGCTGGTCGACGCGACCGGTGCCGGTAACGACGAGGGCCGGGCCATGCTCGAACTCGTGCATGGGATCGCCCCGGGAGCGGACCTGCTGTTCGCGTCCGCGGGGGACGATCAGTTCCAGATGGCCCAGCGCATCTTCGATCTGGCCGCGGCCGGCGCCGACATCATCGTCGATGACATCGGCCACCCGCAGGAACCGACCTATCAGCCCGGGCCGATCGAGGTGGCGATCCAGGACGTCCGCGCGCAGGGGGTGGTGTACCTGGCGGCGGTGGGCAACAACAACGTCATCGGAACCGATGACGGTCCCAGCGCGGGGCGGCCCATCGGGTCCTGGGAGACCCTGGAGTACCGGCCGACCCCGTGCCCGGACACGCTCGGCCTGGCACCCGGGTACGACTGCATGGACTTCGATCCCGGGCCCGATACGGATCCGACGATGGAATTCGGGGTCGGCGCCGGCATGTCGGCACAAGCCCGGCTGACCGGGGCGCTGAACTGGGGCGAACCCTGGTACGGGGTGCAGCAGCAGTTCCGGCTGTACGTCCTGCAGGACGATCAGGTCGTCGGCTGGAGTCCGGAACCGGACGGCGTCACCGCCTCCGTCGAATGGTCGGCCCAGGAGCTGGTCGCGGGGGCGGCCGCCGAGCTGTCCATCGTCATCGTTCGGCAGACACCCGGCGCCGACCTCCCGCCGCCGCGGGTCAAGGTGGATTTCCGCGGGGACGGGCGGCCCTACCCGACCTTCCTGGAGTACGACCAGACCACCGGCACCGACATCGTCGGCCCGAACGCCACCGGTCACAACGCCGGCGTCGGGGTGATCAGCGTCGCCGCGGCCGACTACCGGACGCCGACGATCCCCGAGAAGTTCTCCAACCACGGCCCGCGCACGCTGCTCTTCGGCCCCGTCGACGGCACCCTGCCCGCCGCGCCGTTGAGCCCCGTGCAGCCGGTGGCCGCCCCGAGCGTGATGGCCGTCGACGGTCTGCGCACCGACTTCTACGGCGTCCTCGAGCCGGACGGCGATCGGTTCTTCTACGGCACCTCGGCGGCCGCGCCCACCGTGGCGGCCGTCGTCGCGCTGGGCCGCCAGCTGCGCACGGACGCCGACCCGGACGAACTCACCCGGGCCCTGCTGGACAGCGCGACGCCCGTCGACAGCCCCTGGCCCGGGGTGCCCGCCGAGGACGTCGTCGGGGCCGGGCTCGTCGACGCGACGGGATTCCTGGAGGGCCTGCTGCGGGTACCCACCGCACCGCTGGACGTCCGGGCCGTCGCCGGGCCGGAGCCGGGCACGGCGACCGTCACCTTCGCCCCACCCGCGCTGCCCGGCACGTCACCGATCCTGAGCTACACGGTCCGCTGCGACGGCGGCGGGCGCGCCGGAACCCCGCTCTCCGTTCCCGACTCACCCGCCAAGGTGACCGGTCTGGTCCAGGGGGCGGTGACCACCTGCTCGGTGGCGGCGGTCAACGCGCAGGGGCCGGGCGCATCCGCCACCTCCGATCCGTTCGAGGTGACCGCGGCGCCGCCCGTGGTGACACCGACGACGACCACGCCCGCCCCGACGGTCCCGGCCGGGTCGGCCGCGGCCGGGCCCACCGGGCCGGAACAGGCCGCGACCGGCACCGCAACGACCGCCGCGGCCGGCGGTGCCGGCGCGGCCTACCGTCAGCCGCCGTCCGCCACCTTGGCCGCCACCGGGACCCATGCCGCCCCGCTCACCCTTGCCGGTGGCCTCCTGCTGACGGCCGGCACCATCGTGCTGACCGCATCCCGGTGGCGCAACGGGGTCGGACGGCCCGGTCTGCCGCCAGGAACCGGGGGAGCCGGCCGTCGACGGTCCGATCAACGGTGGTGGTGA
- a CDS encoding cytochrome P450 encodes MTDKAIPHPKALPIIGNALVSINPATAFTDLQRLADELGPIYALDMPGYHDQVVLTGPDLFGEACDDSRFDKSPAQRLRAVLGDGLFTAFTDSRAWQRGHRIIAPAFTGAAISRLYPSIVDPIQQLAERLVRMEPGSDVDVPTLTSAMTLDVVGLCLFSYRFGNVYTNTPTPFLQALDRALTLLAEGAGKKDLYAVMHPRATRDLRESAEVLISFVDDFVKRRRSMPDGNAPDDLLQHMLTAADPDTGERLSDIEVRQQTLTLLIAGHETTSGTLAFALHHLAAQPQVQDWAREQVDEVLGSDRSVLPTMEQVGQLDRIHQIVDETLRLHPTAPVLLRHPRRATTIGGGYHLDAGATILIPLPKVHIDPAIWGPDAEVFRPRRWESVGQLPAGAYQPFGVGVRGCIGRLFALAEARATLAVLLHRFEIRDPHPAPLTIALHITLKPQNVTLRFLARPGVSAGTAAATASPADVRPADGRTGTDMPGATAAGSVAAGSVQPPPNSDGHQQRLVVAASSDGGTARHLGYDLAHEAVDAGDAADGVELNALVDRLPVDRPLVVITASYNGQPAAGARDFVSWLSAAPDGAAHGVRFAVFGCGDHNWPTTYQAVPALIDRELVRIGGERLIDRGEGDSSGDLDGAFTRWSRSLWQALDAGRPGPPRETRNPVGRYVASEVGRASADGPADAFGMGEAWVRSVTELTRRPPDLGSDLADIPDAGPGADGERVTMHLDVELDPAVSYRPGDHLLVLPQNRQTIIWRAARTLKFDPSLVVELHATTTVETGVPLGQPTMMYDLLAGYCDLRAPATRRGIDILAAHVDRDPARAALLALTADDDAFAGGVLARRVSLLDLATEYPPDQPIPPALVVEAFPMLKPRPYSISSAPIGEPNRVGITVGLVSGQALSGHGRYYGVTSSYLVTLGAGLRILARVADPGPQFHPPADPRTPLVMVCAGTGVAPFRGFLQERAAERAIGRPVGPTLLFRGCRHPDLDRIYGRELDTWAGQGWLDLYEAYSRPDGGSGRYVQQAVRDHGADVLDLLDRDAVVYVCGNRHTMAPEVSSTIAALHADRTGEAGEPWISELAAAGRYVEDNWGAG; translated from the coding sequence ATGACGGACAAGGCGATTCCGCACCCGAAGGCGTTGCCCATCATCGGCAACGCGCTGGTCTCGATCAACCCGGCGACGGCATTCACCGACCTGCAGCGCCTGGCCGACGAGCTCGGCCCGATCTACGCCCTGGACATGCCCGGCTACCACGACCAGGTCGTGCTGACCGGGCCCGACCTGTTCGGCGAGGCGTGCGACGACTCCCGATTCGACAAGTCGCCGGCGCAGCGGCTGCGTGCCGTGCTGGGCGACGGCCTGTTCACCGCCTTCACCGACAGCCGGGCGTGGCAGCGCGGTCATCGGATCATCGCCCCGGCGTTCACCGGTGCCGCCATCTCCCGGCTGTACCCGAGCATCGTCGACCCGATCCAGCAGCTGGCCGAACGGTTGGTCCGGATGGAGCCCGGGTCGGACGTGGACGTGCCCACGCTGACCAGCGCGATGACCCTGGACGTGGTCGGGCTGTGCCTGTTCTCGTACCGGTTCGGCAACGTGTACACCAACACCCCGACCCCGTTCCTGCAGGCCCTCGACCGCGCCCTCACGCTGCTCGCGGAGGGCGCGGGCAAGAAGGATCTCTACGCGGTCATGCATCCCAGGGCCACCCGTGACCTGCGGGAGTCCGCTGAGGTGCTCATCTCCTTCGTCGACGATTTCGTCAAACGGCGCCGGTCGATGCCGGACGGGAACGCGCCGGACGACCTGCTGCAGCACATGCTCACCGCCGCCGACCCGGACACCGGCGAGCGGCTGAGCGACATCGAGGTTCGCCAGCAGACCCTCACCCTGCTGATCGCCGGTCACGAGACCACCAGCGGCACCCTGGCCTTCGCCCTGCACCATCTGGCCGCCCAGCCGCAGGTCCAGGACTGGGCCCGGGAACAGGTGGACGAGGTGCTGGGGTCGGATCGCTCCGTCCTGCCGACCATGGAGCAGGTCGGGCAGCTCGACCGGATCCACCAGATCGTCGACGAGACCCTGCGCCTGCATCCCACCGCCCCGGTGCTGCTGCGACATCCGCGCCGGGCCACCACCATCGGCGGCGGGTACCACCTCGACGCCGGTGCCACCATCCTGATCCCGCTGCCGAAGGTGCACATCGACCCGGCGATCTGGGGCCCGGACGCCGAGGTCTTCCGGCCGCGCCGATGGGAGTCGGTCGGTCAGCTGCCGGCCGGCGCCTACCAGCCGTTCGGCGTCGGGGTCCGCGGGTGCATCGGCCGGTTGTTCGCGCTGGCCGAGGCCCGGGCCACGCTCGCGGTGTTGTTGCACCGGTTCGAGATCCGGGACCCGCACCCTGCGCCGTTGACGATCGCCCTGCACATCACGCTCAAGCCGCAGAACGTGACCCTGCGGTTCCTGGCCCGCCCCGGGGTGTCGGCGGGCACCGCGGCGGCGACGGCGTCCCCGGCGGACGTACGCCCGGCGGACGGCCGGACCGGCACCGACATGCCGGGCGCCACGGCTGCCGGCTCGGTCGCCGCCGGTTCGGTGCAGCCGCCCCCGAACTCCGACGGCCACCAGCAGCGGCTGGTCGTCGCCGCCTCCTCCGACGGTGGGACGGCTCGGCATCTGGGCTACGACCTGGCCCACGAGGCCGTCGACGCCGGCGACGCGGCGGACGGGGTGGAACTCAACGCGCTGGTCGACCGGCTGCCCGTCGACCGGCCGCTGGTGGTCATCACCGCGTCCTACAACGGTCAGCCGGCGGCGGGCGCCCGCGATTTCGTGTCCTGGCTGTCCGCCGCCCCGGACGGCGCCGCCCACGGTGTGCGGTTCGCGGTGTTCGGTTGCGGAGACCACAACTGGCCCACCACCTATCAGGCGGTTCCCGCGCTGATCGACCGGGAACTGGTGCGGATCGGCGGCGAGCGGCTGATCGACCGGGGCGAGGGCGACTCGTCCGGCGACCTGGACGGGGCGTTCACCCGGTGGAGCCGCTCCTTGTGGCAGGCGCTGGACGCGGGCCGTCCCGGCCCGCCCCGGGAAACCCGCAATCCGGTCGGTCGCTACGTGGCCTCCGAGGTCGGCCGGGCTTCCGCGGACGGCCCGGCCGACGCCTTCGGGATGGGCGAGGCGTGGGTGCGGTCGGTCACCGAACTGACCCGCCGACCGCCCGACCTGGGCAGCGATCTTGCGGACATCCCGGACGCCGGACCCGGGGCGGACGGCGAGCGGGTCACCATGCACCTGGATGTGGAGCTGGACCCGGCCGTCTCCTACCGGCCCGGTGACCACCTGCTGGTTCTTCCGCAGAACCGTCAGACGATCATCTGGCGGGCCGCCCGGACGCTGAAGTTCGACCCGTCCCTGGTGGTCGAGCTGCATGCGACGACGACGGTGGAGACCGGCGTCCCGCTGGGTCAGCCGACCATGATGTACGACCTGCTCGCCGGGTATTGCGACCTGCGCGCCCCCGCGACCCGGCGCGGCATCGACATCCTCGCTGCGCACGTCGACCGGGACCCGGCCCGGGCCGCGCTGCTCGCGCTGACCGCGGACGACGACGCGTTCGCCGGCGGAGTGCTGGCGCGGCGGGTGTCGCTGCTCGACCTGGCCACCGAGTACCCGCCCGACCAGCCGATCCCGCCGGCCCTGGTGGTCGAGGCCTTCCCGATGCTCAAGCCCCGGCCGTACTCGATCTCCTCCGCCCCGATCGGCGAGCCGAACCGGGTCGGCATCACCGTGGGACTGGTCTCCGGGCAGGCGCTCTCGGGTCACGGACGGTACTACGGAGTGACCTCCAGCTATCTGGTCACCCTGGGCGCGGGCCTACGGATCCTGGCCAGGGTGGCCGATCCGGGCCCGCAGTTCCACCCGCCGGCCGATCCGCGGACCCCGCTGGTCATGGTCTGTGCCGGCACCGGCGTCGCCCCGTTCCGCGGCTTCCTGCAGGAGCGGGCCGCCGAACGGGCCATCGGCCGGCCGGTCGGACCCACCCTGCTGTTCCGCGGATGCCGGCACCCCGACCTGGATCGGATCTACGGCCGCGAGCTGGACACCTGGGCCGGGCAGGGCTGGCTGGACCTGTACGAGGCGTACTCCCGGCCGGACGGCGGGTCCGGCCGTTACGTGCAGCAGGCCGTCCGCGACCACGGCGCCGACGTGCTCGACCTGCTGGATCGCGACGCGGTCGTGTACGTGTGCGGGAACCGGCACACGATGGCCCCGGAGGTCAGCTCGACGATCGCGGCCCTGCACGCGGATCGAACGGGTGAGGCCGGCGAGCCTTGGATCTCCGAACTCGCGGCCGCCGGCCGCTACGTCGAGGACAACTGGGGTGCCGGATGA
- a CDS encoding DUF1214 domain-containing protein, with the protein MTAQADAFRRSLLLQTSTGYNLDPTGGATRILPEIAFAIPFKTIADTLIRIAPIRFLQQLQEAVHSTNTPPLTPQEQALSDDFDALFGHGGAGLGPAEKIVFGQATRSAHHEILDNYLNNLGPNNWIHFTDIGAWGGQVLDRASITEFIQYGNGISTAAYYDTFRDGDGAALTGNAANGYVLTFPPDGQPQRKRFWSLTAYTPDAIELIPNTAGKYVVASDTHGLQTNPKDGSLSIYISKTKPAGVPKANWLPVGNGNFNVMLRVYGPVPGSAVADNTYVPPPVDKRSSGR; encoded by the coding sequence ATGACCGCCCAGGCCGATGCCTTCAGACGGTCGCTGCTGCTGCAGACCTCGACGGGCTACAACCTGGACCCGACCGGTGGGGCGACGCGGATCCTGCCGGAGATCGCATTCGCGATTCCGTTCAAGACGATCGCCGACACGCTGATCCGGATCGCGCCGATACGGTTCCTCCAGCAGCTGCAGGAGGCGGTCCACTCCACCAACACGCCACCCTTGACCCCGCAAGAGCAGGCGTTGTCCGACGACTTCGACGCGCTGTTCGGTCACGGCGGGGCCGGGCTCGGCCCGGCCGAGAAGATCGTGTTCGGCCAGGCCACGCGGTCGGCCCATCACGAGATCCTGGACAACTACCTGAACAATCTGGGCCCGAACAACTGGATCCATTTCACCGACATCGGGGCCTGGGGTGGGCAGGTGCTGGACCGCGCATCGATCACCGAGTTCATCCAGTACGGCAACGGGATCAGCACAGCCGCGTACTACGACACGTTCCGAGACGGCGACGGCGCCGCCTTGACGGGAAACGCCGCGAATGGGTACGTTTTGACGTTTCCGCCGGACGGGCAGCCACAACGCAAACGGTTCTGGTCACTGACCGCGTACACGCCGGATGCGATCGAATTGATTCCCAACACCGCCGGCAAATACGTCGTGGCCAGCGACACACACGGCCTGCAGACCAATCCCAAGGACGGATCCCTGTCGATCTACATCTCCAAGACCAAACCCGCCGGCGTTCCGAAGGCGAACTGGCTCCCGGTCGGTAACGGCAACTTCAACGTGATGCTCCGCGTGTACGGGCCCGTGCCGGGCAGCGCGGTCGCGGACAACACCTACGTACCTCCCCCGGTCGACAAACGCTCATCCGGTCGGTGA